The following proteins are co-located in the Camelus bactrianus isolate YW-2024 breed Bactrian camel chromosome 30, ASM4877302v1, whole genome shotgun sequence genome:
- the LOC105073892 gene encoding serpin B4-like, with amino-acid sequence MDSLSGPITHFGVDLYQQIRQRSRRDNIFYSPLSIMSAFGMLYLGSRGNTAAQLQKALHFKEVAENPTAEATADPVENPENHHFQKLLTELNKPTDAYELNIANRLYGRKEFPFLQEYMDNVKKLYLASVESADFANAPEESRKMINSWVERQTNEKIKNLFPKDSIDSSTVLVLVNAIYFKGQWHQKFKEENTVKEKFWLSKDTSKSVQMMKETNTFNFTSLEDMQVKILEIPYKGEELSMMLLLPNEVDGLQKLEDKLTAEKLLEWTSSQNMRTSQVDLHLPRFKVEETYDLKAILVALGVVDAFNSQKADFSGMTRKNNLVVSKALHKSFVEVNEEGTEAAAATGIIVVTKSLPVPHYERFHCDHPFLFFIRHNKTNTILFLGRVSSP; translated from the exons ATGGATTCACTCAGTGGACCAATCACCCACTTTGGAGTCGATCTGTACCAACAGATCAGACAGAGATCAAGACGGGATAATATCTTCTATTCTCCCCTCAGCATCATGTCAGCATTTGGCATGCTTTACTTGGGGTCCCGAGGAAACACTGCTGCACAACTTCAGAAG GCCCTTCACTTTAAGGAAGTCGCAGAGAACCCAACAGCAGAAGCTACAGCGGATCCC GTTGAAAATCCAGAAAATCATCACTTTCAAAAGCTTTTGACTGAATTAAACAAACCCACCGACGCCTATGAGCTGAACATCGCCAACAGGCTCTATGGCAGAAAGGAGTTTCCCTTTCTTCAG GAATACATGGATAATGTGAAGAAGTTGTACCTAGCCAGTGTGGAATCTGCTGATTTTGCGAATGCTCCAGAAGAAAGTCGAAAGATGATTAATTCCTGGGTGGAAAGGCAAACTAATG aaAAAATCAAGAATCTATTTCCCAAAGATTCTATTGACAGCTCCACCGTTCTGGTGCTGGTGAACGCCATCTATTTCAAAGGGCAGTGGCACCAGAAATTTAAGGAGGAAAACACTGTCAAGGAAAAATTTTGGCTGAGCAAG GATACAAGCAAATCTGTGCAGATGATGAAAGAAACCAACACCTTCAATTTCACCTCCCTGGAGGACATGCAAGTCAAGATCCTGGAGATACCGTACAAAGGCGAGGAGCTAAGCATGATGCTGCTGCTGCCCAATGAAGTAGATGGACTGCAGAAG CTGGAAGATAAACTCACTGCTGAGAAATTATTGGAGTGGACGAGCTCGCAGAATATGAGGACGAGTCAAGTGGATTTACACTTACCTCGGTTCAAAGTGGAAGAGACCTATGACCTCAAGGCCATACTGGTAGCCCTGGGGGTGGTGGACGCCTTCAATTCTCAGAAGGCTGACTTCTCAGGCATGACTAGGAAAAACAACCTGGTGGTGTCTAAAGCCTTGCACAAGTCCTTTGTGGAGGTGAATGAGGAGGGCACGGAGGCTGCAGCGGCCACAGGCATCATTGTGGTTACAAAATCATTACCAGTACCACATTATGAACGTTTCCATTGTGATCACCCTTTCCTGTTCTTCATCAGACACAACAAGACCAACACCATCCTCTTCTTGGGCAGAGTCTCTTCCCCTTAG
- the LOC105073891 gene encoding serpin B4, giving the protein MDSLSGPISHFAVDLYQQIRQRSTGENIFYSPLSIMSAFGMLYLGSRGNTAAQLQKALHFKEVAENPTAGATADPVENPENHHFQKLLTELNKPTDAYELNVANRLYGRKEFPFLQEYMDNVKKLYLASVESADFANAPEESRKMINSWVERQTNEKIKNLFPKDSIDSSTVLVLVNAIYFKGQWHQKFKEENTVEEKFWLSKDRSKSVQMMKETNDFNFTSLEDMQVKILEIPYKGAELSMMLLLPNEVDGLQKLEDKLTAEKLLEWTSSQNMWKSQVDLHLPRFKVEETYDLKAILEALGVVDAFSSQDADLSGMTRKHRLAVSKAVHKSFVEVNEEGTEAAAATGITVVATSASIPHFERFHCDHPFLFFIRHNKTNTILFLGRLTSP; this is encoded by the exons ATGGATTCACTCAGTGGACCAATCAGCCACTTCGCAGTCGATCTGTACCAACAGATCAGACAGAGATCAACCGGGGAGAATATCTTCTATTCCCCCCTCAGCATCATGTCAGCCTTTGGCATGCTTTACTTGGGGTCCCGAGGAAACACTGCTGCACAACTTCAGAAG GCCCTTCACTTTAAGGAAGTCGCAGAGAACCCAACAGCAGGAGCCACAGCGGATCCC GTTGAAAATCCAGAAAATCATCACTTTCAAAAGCTTTTGACTGAATTAAACAAACCCACCGACGCCTATGAGCTGAACGTCGCCAACAGGCTCTATGGCAGAAAGGAGTTTCCCTTTCTTCAG GAATACATGGATAATGTGAAGAAGTTGTACCTAGCCAGTGTGGAATCTGCTGATTTTGCGAATGCTCCAGAAGAAAGTCGAAAGATGATTAATTCCTGGGTGGAAAGACAAACTAATG aaAAAATCAAGAATCTATTTCCCAAAGATTCTATTGACAGCTCCACCGTTCTGGTGCTGGTGAACGCCATCTATTTCAAAGGGCAGTGGCACCagaaatttaaggaagaaaacactGTCGAGGAAAAATTTTGGCTGAGCAAG GATAGAAGCAAATCTGTGCAGATGATGAAAGAAACCAACGACTTCAATTTCACCTCCCTGGAGGACATGCAAGTCAAGATCCTGGAAATACCGTACAAAGGCGCAGAGCTAAGCATGATGCTGCTGCTGCCCAATGAAGTAGATGGACTGCAGAAG CTGGAAGATAAACTCACTGCTGAGAAATTATTAGAGTGGACAAGCTCACAGAATATGTGGAAGAGTCAGGTGGATTTACACTTACCTCGGTTCAAAGTGGAAGAGACCTATGACCTCAAGGCCATACTGGAAGCCCTGGGGGTGGTGGACGCCTTCAGTTCACAGGATGCTGACCTCTCAGGCATGACCAGGAAACACAGGCTGGCGGTGTCTAAAGCCGTACACAAGTCCTTTGTGGAGGTGAATGAGGAGGGCACGGAGGCCGCAGCGGCCACAGGCATCACTGTGGTGGCAACATCAGCATCAATACCACATTTTGAACGTTTCCATTGTGATCACCCTTTCCTGTTCTTCATCAGACACAACAAGACCAACACCATCCTCTTCTTGGGCAGACTCACTTCCCCTTAG